A segment of the Collimonas fungivorans genome:
CATGAAGGGCGTCAGCCCGCCATTGAAAAAGCTGATTCTGCCGGAAGGCAAACATCAGATCAAGCTGCTCAATCCGAGTTTTCCTGACCGGGTTTTTGAAATTGACGTCAGTCCGAAAAAATCGCGTAATATCGACTACGATTTTTCATCCCACTAATTGCATTTCAGCCCAGAACGCTTCATGACCCCCTCTTTTACCCGTATCAGCAGCTTTGCGATGCTGGCTGCAGCCGTCATGCTTGGCGCTTGCGACACTCTCGACACCATCACCAAACCGGCAACGGCAGCGTCGACGCCAGGCGGATCGACGGTAACGGCGACTGCCGCCGCCGTCCCGGAACCGCCGGCGCCGCCAGCCGCCTTGACCGACGGCATCGCCCTTTACAACAGGGGCAGTTACAGCGCCGCCATCAAGCGCTTTACCAATACCCCCGAGATCTGGTCGGCGGATATCGCGACCCAGACCGAAGCCCTGAAATACATGGCTTTCAGCTATTGCGTGACTTCCCGGAAGAAGCTGTGCCGGCAGCAATTCGACAAGGCATTGAAGCTCGATCCCGGCTTCGACCTGACTGCCGGCGAAAAGGGCCATCCGCTATGGGGCCCGGTATTCAACCAGGCCAAGAAGGCGGCCGCAACCACCGCAAAAAAATGAGATCGCGCTAGGGCCGGACCGGGCGCCCGAAGTCTGGCGCGGCGAACCCCGGCAACTGCGGGATCCGTTCGGTCATGAAGTTCATGAAAATCGTGGTGCGCAATGACTGGTAGCGGCGCGACGGATACAGCAGCGAGGCTTCCTGTCCCGCTGCGCTCCACGCCGGCAGGATGCGTTGCAGCTGGCCCGATTCGAGCAAGTCGTGCACCAGCCATGACGGACAGATGCCAAGCCCGGCGCCCATCAGGAAACTCTCACGTATCGCCAGCGAACTGTTGACCAGGTAGCCGCTGCGGGTAGCAATCTGTACCGTGCCGCCAGGGCCGCTGAGCTGCGTCACTTCGCCGTTGGCCGGCCGCGCAAAGCCGATATAACGATGGCTGGCCAGGTCTTCGGGCCGCCGGATTTCCGGGTGGCGCGCGAGGTAGGCCGGCGCCGCCACCAGGTAACGCTGGGCACTGGCGATCTTGCGCGCAATCATGTTCGGCGGCAGCGAGCCGGCCAGCCGCAGCGCCACGTCGACGCCGTCTTCCACCAGGTCGACGAAGCGGTCGTTCAGGATCAGCTCGACCTCGATCTCCGGATACAACTCCAGGAACTCCAGCACCAGCGCGTTCAGCCGCAACTGACCCAAGCCGAGCGGCGCATTGACGCGCAACAAGCCGGTCGGCTTCTCGGTCAGGCCGCGGGCGTCGCTGACCGCCTCGCTGAATTCTTCCAGCACGCGTTTAGCGCGCTCGTAAAAACGCTTGCCTTGTTCAGTGGTGGTCAGGCTGGTGGTGCTGCGTTCCAGCAGACGCACCCCGAGTTGCTTTTCCAGCGCGGCGATGGTCTTGCTGATGGTCGGTTGCGTACTGTGCTGCTCGCGCGCCACCGCCGACAGGCTGCCGAGCTCGACGGCCCGCACGAAGCTGCGGCATGCCTTGATTTGGTCCATGTCATTCTGATCTGGAATGGTGATACCGGATTATCGGCCCTCTTCCGTTATATCGGGAAGAGCTTGCGCATTTATTAATTTCCATATGGAAATATTTAATATAAAGTCATCGTTGGCGGTTTGCCATGCATTTTAAGAAAAGACCATAGCTTGAGCGCAAGGCAGGCATGCCAGATTTCCAACTTCCTTGTCGATATACCAATCCAGGAGATTGCGATGAATATTTGCAGGTTTTTATTACGTTCCGCCATGCCGGCGGCTCTGGCGACGGTTTTCAGCGGCGCCGCCATCGGCCTGACGCTGGAGGATTACAGGACCCCCAGCCCAGCCTGTTTCAACCGCGCTACCCAGCCGCACCTGACTGTGGCCGATACGCATATCCACTTCCGTCCGTTCGGCGGCGAGTCGGTTTCTTACCAGGACATGCTGCAGCTCATGGCTGACAACGGCGTGGTGTTTGGCGGCGTGATGGGCATAGGCCAGCGCTTGCCGTGGGATGCGCGTCCCGGCTGCGACTCCTACCAGGATTGCCGGGACTTGCCGGCCAATCCCACCATCAAGAACGATTTCGTCAATGCCGCCAATTTTGCCGAGTTCAAGTCGCCCGGCCGCCAGCTGGTGTTTTCCATGACCTTTCCGGACCTCGCCAAGCCGGCCGAGATTCCCGCCCTGATTGCGCTGTACGACAAGGAATATCCGGGGCTGTTCAAGCTGATGGGCGAAGCCAACGTAGTCAAGCAAGCCCTGTTCCCCAATGGCCATGTGCCGGTCACCACGGCGCAGATCGACCAGTGGGCGGATTTCATGACAATCCTGCGTGAACGCAATATGCCGCTGGCCTTGCATTCCGACCTGGGCAACGACACTGGAGAGCCAACCAAGTATCTGCCATTGATGGAACATGTGCTGACAAAATATCCGGACAACAAGATCATCTGGCTGCACCTTGGCATGTCGAGCCAGCAGGTGGCGATGGATCACCTGAACCACATTATTCTGCTGCAGAGAATGCTGGATGATTTTCCTAACCTGTATCTTGATATTTCCTGGGGCGTGCTGGAAGACAATTACTTCAGCAAGCATCGACAGGCTTATGTCAATTTCATCAACCGCAACTCCAGCCGCATCATTACCGGAAGCGATTATGTGGCTTACAAGAACAAGCAGCCAGGTTATAACTACACCGATGAGCTCAAGAACTCGAGTGCGATGAATGAATTTCTGAACGACAAAGCCTTCCGCGACATCGCCCTGGGCCAGACCTACCTGACCCTGCTTGGCATGAACAAGATGTATAGCGCACCGCAAATCTGTTCCAAGCGTTAGGCTGGCGATGCTCATTCCTGATTGGAATGAGCATCATGCGATTCGAACATCTACCATGTGCAATATGAAGAGCCTATCTTAGCGCTATCGCATTTCCGATAAAACCAAGGAGCTCTTCATGCACTATCCGAAAATCATTGCTGCGCTCGCCCTGCTGTCGATCCTGGCCTTGCCGGCCAGCGGCAATTCCGCAACGTCCGGCTGGAGCGCCAGCTGGAGCGCAAGTCCGCAGCCGACCTGGGAGGCCGGGTTCGCCTTGCCGACCAATATCCCGGCCAGCCTGTCGAACCAGACGGTACGGCAGATCGCCAGAATCAGCGTGGGCGGCAAGCGCGCCAGGGTCGTGCTGTCCAACGAATACGGCACGACACCGCTGACGGTGGGCGCGGCGCATATCGCTTTGACTGCGCTGGCCGGCAGCGGTTCGGACATCGTGGCCGGCAGCGACCGCGCCCTCACCTTCGGCGGTCGCGATACGGTGACGATCGCGCCGGGCGCGCCGGCGGTCAGCGATCCTGTCGATCTCGAACTGGCGCCGCTGGCCCAGGTCGCAGTCAGCATCTTCCTGCCGCAAAAAACGCCGCTTGCCACCTTCCACTGGGAAGGCAAGCAGACCGCCTACATCGTGCCAGGCAACCTCGCGGCGGCTCCTGTAATCAAGGCCGGCCAGACCCTGGGGGCGCGCTTGTTCCTCAGCACGATCCTGGTGGAAGCCGTGCCTGCGGCACGCGTAGTGGCGGCTTTCGGCGATTCGATCACCGACGGCGCCGGCTCCACTCCGGACCGCAACCAGCGCTGGCCCGACCAGCTGGCGCAGCGCCTGGCGGGGCAAAACGTTGCGGTGATCAACGCCGGCATTTCGGGCGCCAGGGTGCTGAGCGACAAGATGGGCGTCAACGCCCTCGCCCGCTTCGAGCGCGATGTGCTGAGCCAACCCGGCCTCGATAGCGTGATCCTGCTGATGGGCATCAACGACATCGGCTGGCCCGGCAGCAGCTTCACGCCGCAGGACCCTGCCTTGGCGGCGGAGCGCCTGATCGACGGCTACCGCCAGCTGATAGCGCGGGCGCGCTTGCACCATGTACGCATCGTCGGCGCTACCCTGACGCCGTTCGAAGGTGCATTGCAGGATACGGAGCTGAAAGGCTATTATTCCGCGAGCAAGGAGCAGACCCGCCAGGCGGTGAACCAATGGATACGCAGCAGCGGCGAATTCGACGCGGTCATCGATTTCGATGCGGTGGTGAGGGATCCGAAGCATCCGCGGCGCTTCCTGCCAGCCTTCGATTCCGGCGACCACTTGCATCCTGGCGACCGCGGTTACCGCGCCATGGCGGATGCAATTGATCTGGCAACATTATTGGGTCCGCATTGACTGGCCGGGATGCCTCGGAATAGGTTAGTGGCTCTAATCGCCGCCGAAACAGGGCAGTTTCAGCGATATGCCGGCGCTTTTCAGGTAGATTCCGGCCTGTCACCGACTTTTGCAGCGCCACCGCCTCATGGAAAAATCTATGTCCCATCCTGTCTACCCGCACCTGCTCGCCCCGCTCGATCTCGGTTTCACCACCTTGAAGAACCGGGTGGTGATGGGTTCCATGCACACCGGCCTGGAAGACCGCTTTTTCCACTATGGGAAGCTGGCGGAATATTTCCGGGCGCGCGCCAAGGGCGGCGTCGGCCTGATCGTGACCGGCGGCATTTCCCCCAGCCGGCAGGGCTGGCTGTTGCCGTTCGGCGGCACCATGAACAGCATGGGCGACATCCACAACCACAAGCGCCTGACCAGCGCCGTGCACGAAGAAGACGGCAAGATCGTGATGCAGATCCTGCATGCCGGACGCTACGGCTACCAGCCGCTTGTGGTGTCGGCTTCGGCCATCAAGTCGCCGATTTCGCCGTTCAAGCCGCGTGCGCTGAGCGAAAGCGGCATCCAGTCCACCATCGCGGCATACGTGCGCTGCGCCGAGCTGGCCCAGCGCGCCGACTACGACGGCGTGGAAATCATGGGCAGCGAGGGTTACCTGCTCAACCAGTTCCTGTCGCCGCGTACCAACCGGCGCCAGGACCAGTGGGGCGGCAGCATTGAAAACCGCATGCGGCTGGCGCTGGAAATCGTGCGGCGCATGCGCGCGGCGGTCGGCGAGCGCTTCATCATCATGTACCGCCTGTCCTTGCTGGATCTGGTGGAAGGCGGCAATACCGGCGCCGAAGTAGTGGCGGTAGCGCAGGCGCTGGAACAGGCCGGCGTGACATTGATCAATACCGGCGTCGGCTGGCATGAAGCGCGCATTCCCACCATCGTCACCTCGGTGCCGCGCGGCGCGTTCCGCGAAGCGACGGCGCGCCTCAAGCGCGCGGTCAAGATCCCGGTGATCGCTTCCAACCGCATCAATACGCCGGAAGTGGCGGAGCAGATCCTGGCCGAAGGCGACGCCGACATGGTGTCGATGGCGCGGCCGTTCCTGGCCGATCCCGAATTTGTACTGAAGGCGCAGCAGAACCGCGCCGATGAAATCAATACCTGCATCGGCTGCAACCAGGCTTGCCTCGATCACACTTTCAAGCGCCAGCGCGCAACCTGCCTGGTTAATCCGCAAGCTTGCCATGAAACCGAACTGGTGTACCGGCGCAGCGTGAAAGCGCGACGGGTGGCGGTGATCGGCGCCGGCCCGGCCGGTTTGTCTGCGGCTACCGTGGCAGCCGAACGCGGCCACCAGGTGACGCTGTTCGAGGCCGCGGCCCAGATCGGCGGTCAGTTCAATATCGCCATGCAGATTCCGGGCAAGGAAGAATTCAGCGAAACCATCCGCTATTTCCATCACCGCCTCAAACGCACCGGCGTCGCGCTGCAGCTGAACCGGCGCGTCAGCCGCGAGCAGCTGGAGGCGCTTGGTTTCGACGATATCATCGTGGCGACCGGCGTGACGCCGCGCAATTTGCGCATCCCGGGGATCGACCATCCCATGGTGCTGTCCTATCTCGACGTATTGCAGCGCAAGGCGCCGGTCGGCAAGCGGGTGGCGGTGATCGGCGCCGGCGGCATCGGTTTCGATTTGTGCGAATTCCTGCTGCACGATGCGCATGTACCTTTGCCGGTGCCGATTGCGGAATGGATGGATGAATGGGGCGTCGATCCCCTGGCGGCGGAATCGGGTGGATTGCGGCCGCCGGCGGCGGTTGTGCCGGTGCGGGAAATTCATCTGCTGCAACGTAAACTGAGCAAGGTGGGTGCCGGCTTGGGCAAGACCTCGGGCTGGGTGCATCGCAGCGTGATGCAGCGCAATGGCGTGCAGATGCTGGCGGGGGTCGATTACCGGCGGATTGACGATCAGGGTTTGCATGTCAGCGTGGGCGGCGTGGATCGCTTGCTGGCGGTGGATAACGTGGTGATCTGCGCCGGCCAGGAGTCCTTGCACGATTTGATTCCGGCTGAGGCCATTGCGGCCGGCAAGCCGGGCGAGGCGGTCAAAACCAGAACCCGGCAGGCGGGCTTGCGTTACCACGTGATTGGCGGAGCGTCGTTTGCCAGCGAGCTGGATGCGAAACGTGCGATACGCGAAGGCGCGGAGCTCGCCGCGGCACTGTAGCGCACTGTAGTTAATCGGGACCACCCTCGCTGGACGCCATCGCCATACTTGCTTATGATCGTATCCTCCGACTCCCACAAGGAAACGATCTCATGACAACCAGCCAACCCGCTGTGCAGCAAACCGCCACTCCGCAATTACGAGGCTTGTATCCGCCGCTGGAACCGTTTAAATCCGGCTTGCTGGATGTGGGTGACGGCCATCAGGTGTATTGGGAGTTATGCGGCAATCCTGATGGCAAGCCTGCGGTATTCCTGCATGGCGGTCCTGGCGGGGGATGCAATGCCGATCACCGGCGCCTGTTCGATCCGGAAAAATATTGCGTCATGCTGTTCGACCAGCGCGGTTGCGGGCGGTCGACGCCGCACGCTAACCTGGAAGCCAATACGACCTGGCATCTGGTGGCCGATATCGAACGGCTGCGCGAGATGGCGGGCGCTGAAAAATGGCTGGTGTTCGGCGGTTCCTGGGGCAGCACCCTGGCCCTGGCGTATGCCGAAAAACATCCGCAGCATGTCAGCGAGCTGGTGCTGCGCGGCATATTCACCGGCACGCATGAAGAGGTGCAATGGTATTACCAGGACGGCGCGTCGCGCCAGTTCCCGGACAAGTGGGAAGATTTCCTGGCGCCGATTCCCGAGGCCGAGCGGCACGACATGGTGGCAGCTTACAGCCGTCGCCTGACGGGCGCCGACGAAACCGCCAAGCTGGCGGCGGCGAAAGCATGGAGCGTGTGGGAAGGCAGCACGGTCAAGCTGATCCCCGATCCTGCGCTGGCCGAAGCGCACGACGAACCGGAATTTGCGATCGCTTTCGCCCGCATCGAAAATCATTATTTCACCCACGGCTGCTTTTTTGAAGATGGCCAGCTGCTGCGCGATGTTGCCCAGTTGCGCAACATTCCCGGCGTTATCGTGCAAGGCCGCTACGACGTCTGCTGCACGCCGAAAACCGCATGGGCCTTGCACAAGGCCTGGCCTGAAGCGGAACTGCACATCGTCGCCGATGCCGGACACGCGTATAGCGAGCCGGGCATCTTGCATCAGCTGATCCTGGCGACCGACAAGTTTGCTGCTTGAATAGGGAACCGAGCAGGAACTGAGCCTGACGACGATGCAAGCGGAGGGCCCTTGCCCTCCGAAGAATGCCGCAATGGCTGATCATTCAGGAGATCCGGTATGCCACGACCGCTTCGCTTGCGATATCTGTTGCCAGTCTTGCTGGCGGCAGCCGGAATGGTTTCGCCGGCCTGCGGTGAAACCCTGAAAAACTGGTTCAACGATCCATTCATCCAGGTGCGCAGCGCCGTCGCCGATTGTCCGCAGCCGCTGGGGCCGCTGGCGAGCGAAGAAGAGATGCGCAAGGAAACGCACTGGCGCAGCGAACGCGGCACCAGCTGCTGGCTGGCCGGAAAATGCGACAAGCCGAATTCCTACCTGTACGACGCGCCGATCGCGCGCTCGGTGCAAGCGCATTTTGCAGCCGAACCGGGATTCGCCCGCAACAGCAGCCTGTGGCTGACATTTCAACGTCGCTTCGTCTGGATCGAGGGCTGCAGCGCCGATCCTGCCATCGATGCGGCCGCGCTGGAAATTTTTGTCCGCACTGAACCGGATATCGAACGAGTGATTGTTAACCTGCGCACGACGGGCGACAGCAAGCCGCCCTATCCGCTGGAGCCGAACGCCATGCCGCTGCCGCCACTCAAATAAATTGACACCAAGTGTCCGCTTGGCCTTCGATTGTTAAGTTGAAACGTAACAATCGACGCCAGGAATTTTCGGTTTGCGAAAAACGGCAAACCGTTTAGAGTGGCCGTGCGGCGCGCGGGATGAGCCAGCGCGCTGTGTCTGGAAAACAAAAGGTAAGTTATGAAATTGTCCCTGATCCCCTTGCTGTTTAGCGCTCTGTTGGTGTCCGATATGGTGATGGCGGATGATCTGTCGATGTCCATCGGCGACATGCTGACAGACAAGGATGTGATGCAGGCCGCCAATGCCTGCCTGCTGAAGCATCCGAAAGGCGCCAATGTGTTTGTCGAAAACGTTTATCCGATGAATCACGGCATGGTGGGCGTCGTCACGGCAGATGCTTCCGGGCGCCGCTACGATTGCAATGCCGAACTGGGCAGCGGGAAAGTACGCGGCAGCGAACCGATTGTCGAACCGAAGGGGCCGCTGTTCGTGTCGGTCAGGCAGATGCCGGCGCCGCCGCAGGGCGAGTGTTTCAGCAGCAGCCCGCTGGTGATCGGCAGGCAGCTGCAAGGCTGGCTGTTGAGCCAGACTGGCAAATGCGGTGGTGTATCATGGAACGGCATCGCTGCTGGCGCGAAAAGCCAATAATTCTCTGACAAGGCCTTTGACGCCAACATGACTAGTTTCAACAACAATCTGGCTGCCGCTTACGTCGCTTACCAGGCCGAGGAAAATTTCGACTCCGCGCTGCAGCTTGTGCGGCGGTTGCGTGGCGCCTGCAGGGTTGACGACGCGATTGCCCTCGTCAGCCAGTGGCCGGCAAGGACTGAAACGCCGATGCAGCGCGCCCAGCTCGGCATCGACATGAGTTATCTCGGCATGTTCGAGCATGCCGAACCCCTGCTGGAAGAGACGCTGCCGCAGCTGGCGGCCAATGCCGAGGCCTTTTACCAGCTGCAACTGGAACTGGCAATAGTCAAATATTGCCTTGGGAAATATCACCAGGCTCATCCGCTGCTGAAGGCGCTGCACGAGCCGGAGTGGTGCGAGGTATGGACCCGGCTGGCCTCGCCCGGCCGCGACAACAACTGGTTTTTGCCGTTCAAGGACAAGGTGCTCCATAAGCAGCCGGTGGCCGGCAAGAGCATCTTGGTATCGGGTGAAGGCGGCGCCGGCGACCTGCTGCAGCTATGCCGTTACATGGAGAAGCTGCGGCAAGAAGGCGCTACGGTTGTGTATTGCCAGGTGCCGCAATCGCTCCAGGGCTTGATGAAAAACAGCGGTCTCGACATTGTGGTGGTCGGGGATACCGCGGACCTGATGCGCGACTGTGATTTCATCACCTGGCCGTTCGCCCTGTTTACTCGTTACCAGCACAGCCCCTATTTTCCTTGCACGGCAGGCGCCTACCTGGCGCTGGCCGCGGGTTACGCGCTGCCGGACCTGGTTGAAGAAAAACTTCCGCTGCAAACAAGCGGCAGGCAAAGGATAGGGCTAGCCTGGCGCAGCGATAGCGGCGTGCGCCACGAACCGTTCCGCTCCATCGAATTGAATGCCTTGCTGCCGCTGCTGGAAAATACTTCCGCGGAATTTTTCTCGCTGCAGGTGGGCGACCTGAGCGAGTCGGAAAAAGTCATGATGGAACGTCATCGGATAGCCGATCTGGGCGCACACTTGCGTTCGTTCGAAGATACCGCGCATGTGATGGAGCGCCTGGACCTTGTGATCTCCATCGATTCGGCGCCGGCGCACCTGGCCGGTGCGCGCAACCGGCCGGTGTGGCTCATGCTGCCGCAAGCGAGCGACTACCGCTGGTACGACTGCCAGCGTCATACCCCTTGGTATTCTTCCATGCGCCTGTATCGCCAGGCCCGGCTGGGCGACTGGCAGCCGGTGATTGCGGAAATGGCGGCGGCTCTGTCTGCCGGCAAGCCGCCGGCCTAAGATCGCCCGGCGGGCGTGATCAGCGGCTGCAGCCAGCCGGCCGCAGTGGGCCGGTACAACGCATGCAAGCCGTCGGTGAAACTGTGCAGCCGCAGATCGAAAGGCGCTGCCAGGGCAGTCAGCGCCTCCGCGGTATAAAACGAAATGTGGCCGTTGCGCGGCGCGCAATACCACCAGTTGTGCAATCCCTCGTCGACGGCCTGCTGCGGACAGAACAAGGTGCTGAACAGCAAGGCGCCGTCGGCGCTGAGGAAGCTGCTGATGTCTTTGACCAGCGCCACCGGATCGTTCACATGTTCGAACACTTCGAAACAGGTCACCATATTGAACTGGCGGTCCGGCCGCTGCGCCGAGGAAAATGGGTCGAAGCTGGCCACCGACGCAAAGCCGTTGCGTCCCAGGATATCGGCCATCATGCCTAGTCCTGAACCATAATCGAGCAAGCTGATCTGGTCCTTCATGCCGCCCAGGCTCTTGAGGATCATGTCGGCATTCGATTGCGGCCTGGCTCCCAGGTAATCCGGATCGTGGCGGGCATAGTCGTCGTTATAGATATAAGTGGCGAAATCCTGGTTTTGCCAATGATCGAGCGCCCGGGTAAACGTGAAACCGCAACTGCCGCAGCGGTAAAAATATACCGGCCAGCCGGCATAAGGATCGACCTTCTTGCCGGCGTGGACGTCAGCGCCGCATCTGGAAAAATCGACCAGCCCGGCCAGCGTCGAGTTCTGGCCGCAGCATTTGCAGCGGGTGGTTTCCGGGACCTTGTTGCACTCGTATGGATTATGGTTCATGACGGTGGCGGCGGATAAAGGGTGGCAGCAGAAAATAGCGGGCTGAGGATCATTATAGCCACAAGCATGGCGTGTAGAATAAACGCCGCTGGAACAGTTGCCAGGAGGCTGGGATAATCGCAGCACTTCAACAAAATTCAAACCCCGGGGAGAAAACATGCAAAATCATGCCAAAACAACCTTGCTGGCCGCCGCCGTTGCCTTGAGCTTCAGCGCCGCCGTGCAGGCCCAGGAGCAAGTCGTGAAGATTGCGCACGTCGGCCCGATTACCGGTCCGGTGGCGCATGTCGGCAAGGACAATGAAAACGGCGCGCGCATGGCGATCGACGATTTGAACGCCAGGCACCTGGTCATCGGCGGCAAGAAGATCCAGTTCGTATTGCAGGCTGAAGACGACGCCAGCGATCCGAAACAGGCCACCAGCGTCGCCCAGAAACTGGTCGACGCCAAAGTGGCGGGAGTAGTCGGGCATTTGCAGTCGGGCACTTCGATCCCTGCATCGAAGATTTATTTCGACGCCGGTATCCCGCAAATTTCGCCTTCTGCGACCAGCGCCAAATATACCGAACAAGGATTCAACACCACTTTCCGCGTAGTGGCCAACGATTCCCAGCTTGGCGCCGCGATGGGCCGGTATGCGGCAAAAACCCTGCACGCAAAAAAGATCGCGGTGATTGACGATCGCACTGCCTATGGTCAAGGACTGGCTACGGAATTTCTCAAAGATGCCAAGGCCAATGGTGTCAAGGTAGTGTCGACGCAATACACGAACGACAGAGCCACCGATTTCAGCGCCATCCTGACCGCGGTCAAGGCCAAGCAGCCGGACCTGATTTTCTTCGGCGGCATCGACGCCAGCGCCGGCACCATGCTGCGCCAGATGCGGCAACTCGGCATTACCGCCAATTTCATGGGTGGCGATGCCATCTGCACCGGCGCCCTGCCGCGCCTGGCCGGTGAAGGTTTGATCGACGACAAGGTGTATTGCGCGATCGCGGGCGGGGTCGAAAACCCTGCGCCGCTGGATGCTTTCAAGGCCGCTTACAAGAAAAAATACAATGCCGACATCGTCCAGTACGCGCCATATACCTACGACGCCGTGATGATCATCGCCAAAGCCATGCAGCAGGCCGATTCGGTCGATCCCAAGAAATATCTGGCGACGCTGGGCAAGATCCAGTACACCGGCGTCACCGGCAAGATCGCCTTTGACGGCAAAGGCGATATCAAGAACGGCACACTGTCGATCTACACCTTCAGGAACGGCCAGCAAACCTTGCTGACATTGAGCAAGTAGATGAGCAAGTAGACAAGCAGAGGGAGGCGCATTGGCACAGGCAGCAAGCCGTACCGGACGATTGTTCATGCTGATGGATGCCTTGCGCAGCCACCGGCGGCCGGTTACCGCTGCCTGCCTGGCGGAGCAGATGTCGGTCTCGGTGCGCACCATCTACCGCGACATGCAGACCCTGATCGAACTGGGCGCGCCGGTCGAGGGCGAAGCCGGCCTCGGCTACGTCTTGCGCGCCGGCTTCTTCCTGCCGCCGCTGATGTTCAGCGAGGACGAACTGGAAGCGCTGGTGCTGGGGGCGAGCTGGGTCAAGCAGCAAGGCGACGACGGCCTGGCGCAGGCCGCCAAGAGCGCACTCAGCAAGATCGCCGCCGCTTCGCCGCTGGACCTGCGCGACAGCATGGCGAACACGGGTTTGCTGGCTGCCAGCTTCCTCGAAGAAGCGCCCGGCAACAATACGCTGGGGCCGATCCGTGAAGCGATCCGGCGCCAGCACAAGATCAATATCAGCTATCGCGACGAGAACGGCAGCGCTACCGAAAGACTGGTCTGGCCGATTGCACTGGCGTTCTTCGAGGGCAAGCGGCTGGTCATCGCCTGGTGCGAGCTGCGCAACGGCTTCCGCCACTTCCGCAACGACAGGATCAGTGTCCTG
Coding sequences within it:
- a CDS encoding NADPH-dependent 2,4-dienoyl-CoA reductase — protein: MSHPVYPHLLAPLDLGFTTLKNRVVMGSMHTGLEDRFFHYGKLAEYFRARAKGGVGLIVTGGISPSRQGWLLPFGGTMNSMGDIHNHKRLTSAVHEEDGKIVMQILHAGRYGYQPLVVSASAIKSPISPFKPRALSESGIQSTIAAYVRCAELAQRADYDGVEIMGSEGYLLNQFLSPRTNRRQDQWGGSIENRMRLALEIVRRMRAAVGERFIIMYRLSLLDLVEGGNTGAEVVAVAQALEQAGVTLINTGVGWHEARIPTIVTSVPRGAFREATARLKRAVKIPVIASNRINTPEVAEQILAEGDADMVSMARPFLADPEFVLKAQQNRADEINTCIGCNQACLDHTFKRQRATCLVNPQACHETELVYRRSVKARRVAVIGAGPAGLSAATVAAERGHQVTLFEAAAQIGGQFNIAMQIPGKEEFSETIRYFHHRLKRTGVALQLNRRVSREQLEALGFDDIIVATGVTPRNLRIPGIDHPMVLSYLDVLQRKAPVGKRVAVIGAGGIGFDLCEFLLHDAHVPLPVPIAEWMDEWGVDPLAAESGGLRPPAAVVPVREIHLLQRKLSKVGAGLGKTSGWVHRSVMQRNGVQMLAGVDYRRIDDQGLHVSVGGVDRLLAVDNVVICAGQESLHDLIPAEAIAAGKPGEAVKTRTRQAGLRYHVIGGASFASELDAKRAIREGAELAAAL
- a CDS encoding glycosyltransferase family 9 protein, with the translated sequence MTSFNNNLAAAYVAYQAEENFDSALQLVRRLRGACRVDDAIALVSQWPARTETPMQRAQLGIDMSYLGMFEHAEPLLEETLPQLAANAEAFYQLQLELAIVKYCLGKYHQAHPLLKALHEPEWCEVWTRLASPGRDNNWFLPFKDKVLHKQPVAGKSILVSGEGGAGDLLQLCRYMEKLRQEGATVVYCQVPQSLQGLMKNSGLDIVVVGDTADLMRDCDFITWPFALFTRYQHSPYFPCTAGAYLALAAGYALPDLVEEKLPLQTSGRQRIGLAWRSDSGVRHEPFRSIELNALLPLLENTSAEFFSLQVGDLSESEKVMMERHRIADLGAHLRSFEDTAHVMERLDLVISIDSAPAHLAGARNRPVWLMLPQASDYRWYDCQRHTPWYSSMRLYRQARLGDWQPVIAEMAAALSAGKPPA
- a CDS encoding amidohydrolase family protein; the protein is MNICRFLLRSAMPAALATVFSGAAIGLTLEDYRTPSPACFNRATQPHLTVADTHIHFRPFGGESVSYQDMLQLMADNGVVFGGVMGIGQRLPWDARPGCDSYQDCRDLPANPTIKNDFVNAANFAEFKSPGRQLVFSMTFPDLAKPAEIPALIALYDKEYPGLFKLMGEANVVKQALFPNGHVPVTTAQIDQWADFMTILRERNMPLALHSDLGNDTGEPTKYLPLMEHVLTKYPDNKIIWLHLGMSSQQVAMDHLNHIILLQRMLDDFPNLYLDISWGVLEDNYFSKHRQAYVNFINRNSSRIITGSDYVAYKNKQPGYNYTDELKNSSAMNEFLNDKAFRDIALGQTYLTLLGMNKMYSAPQICSKR
- a CDS encoding SGNH/GDSL hydrolase family protein, translating into MHYPKIIAALALLSILALPASGNSATSGWSASWSASPQPTWEAGFALPTNIPASLSNQTVRQIARISVGGKRARVVLSNEYGTTPLTVGAAHIALTALAGSGSDIVAGSDRALTFGGRDTVTIAPGAPAVSDPVDLELAPLAQVAVSIFLPQKTPLATFHWEGKQTAYIVPGNLAAAPVIKAGQTLGARLFLSTILVEAVPAARVVAAFGDSITDGAGSTPDRNQRWPDQLAQRLAGQNVAVINAGISGARVLSDKMGVNALARFERDVLSQPGLDSVILLMGINDIGWPGSSFTPQDPALAAERLIDGYRQLIARARLHHVRIVGATLTPFEGALQDTELKGYYSASKEQTRQAVNQWIRSSGEFDAVIDFDAVVRDPKHPRRFLPAFDSGDHLHPGDRGYRAMADAIDLATLLGPH
- a CDS encoding TssQ family T6SS-associated lipoprotein — translated: MTPSFTRISSFAMLAAAVMLGACDTLDTITKPATAASTPGGSTVTATAAAVPEPPAPPAALTDGIALYNRGSYSAAIKRFTNTPEIWSADIATQTEALKYMAFSYCVTSRKKLCRQQFDKALKLDPGFDLTAGEKGHPLWGPVFNQAKKAAATTAKK
- a CDS encoding LysR family transcriptional regulator, encoding MDQIKACRSFVRAVELGSLSAVAREQHSTQPTISKTIAALEKQLGVRLLERSTTSLTTTEQGKRFYERAKRVLEEFSEAVSDARGLTEKPTGLLRVNAPLGLGQLRLNALVLEFLELYPEIEVELILNDRFVDLVEDGVDVALRLAGSLPPNMIARKIASAQRYLVAAPAYLARHPEIRRPEDLASHRYIGFARPANGEVTQLSGPGGTVQIATRSGYLVNSSLAIRESFLMGAGLGICPSWLVHDLLESGQLQRILPAWSAAGQEASLLYPSRRYQSLRTTIFMNFMTERIPQLPGFAAPDFGRPVRP
- the pip gene encoding prolyl aminopeptidase; this encodes MTTSQPAVQQTATPQLRGLYPPLEPFKSGLLDVGDGHQVYWELCGNPDGKPAVFLHGGPGGGCNADHRRLFDPEKYCVMLFDQRGCGRSTPHANLEANTTWHLVADIERLREMAGAEKWLVFGGSWGSTLALAYAEKHPQHVSELVLRGIFTGTHEEVQWYYQDGASRQFPDKWEDFLAPIPEAERHDMVAAYSRRLTGADETAKLAAAKAWSVWEGSTVKLIPDPALAEAHDEPEFAIAFARIENHYFTHGCFFEDGQLLRDVAQLRNIPGVIVQGRYDVCCTPKTAWALHKAWPEAELHIVADAGHAYSEPGILHQLILATDKFAA